A window of Numenius arquata chromosome 10, bNumArq3.hap1.1, whole genome shotgun sequence genomic DNA:
TTCCCGTGTCACATCCCTCCAGCAGCAGGCCGTGGTCTCTTTGGGGGGCCAGGAGCACACAGGATCAGGTGGTGAAGCTGCAACTCGCCAAGAGATGCAGCAAGGGGAGGCGAAGGCTTACTTGTGCTGCTGAGGTGGATGGCAAGGTGGTGAGCGTGGCGGCTCTGGAGCTGGCGTTGCTCTGTGGCTTCTCCGTCCCACACGGACTGGTCCATGCCCAGCGTTGGAAGCCTGCTTCACCTCGCAATTCAAAACCTGTCACCTCGCTTCAGCTATCACTGACCGCCTTTCCCAAGGAAAGAGGAGCCGCTCCAAAAGCCAGGGCCAGTTCCAGGAGACAGGGAGCAGGGTGTTTCAGGGAGAAAAGGCAGGTGCCGCCGGGGCTTTGCgcagcaggacaggcagagccTGGGAGCGGCCGTGCAAGGCTTTGCCCCGCTCCCCTCGGTGCTGGGCTGCGGCGTTACCGGGGCGGCCCGTCCTATGCGGTGCGGGCCGTACCGGAGATCTCTGCGACAGCAGGGCGAGCGTGCGGGGCCGGTACGGTCCCGCACCGACGGCAGGACCCGAGGGTGGGCCATGGCACAGCCAAGCCGGGATAACATCTTAAAAAACAAGAACCAatataggtttaaaaaaaaaaaaaaaaaacaaaaaaaaacaaagcgcGATGTTGCGGCCAGATGGGTTCAGCAGCAAAAGCCCGGCTGTGCCGCGGGGGTgagcgccgccgcccccgggcccccgcggaaCACCCCGAGAGCGGCGGCggtgccgcccgccccgccgggagccGCTTTCCCCCGGCGGCGGCCGTCGGGGCGGCGGTACCCGCTTTTCCGGAGCCCACTCGGGGAAGGTTGCCTGCGGGGCGGATCGTAACCGCGGAACAAAACAGAAAGtgagtcaaaaaaacccaccccgctCCCCGGTTAATATTAGCCCCGTCTCTCGTCTCCGAGGGAaatccccgcgcccgagagcgagtGTTTGTACGCCGGGGCCGGGGACGCCGGTTTTCCGCGCCGAGGCGGTGCACCGCGCCCAGCGTCGCCCGGACCGAGCTGCCCCGCAACCCCCCGCCGCCGCGGTCCGGAGCCGGTCGGGAAGCACCCCCTCCCCCGGACCGGACCAGGGAACCTACGGAAATAAAGGTGTCAATTTAGCATAATTAAGAGATTTATTTGTCCTCTTTTATAAACGTTGTAAGCACCGACCCTATTGTCGAAAAGTTTATTTACAGAGTGGCCAGAAAGAAACCCTCGCTCCTTCCAGCTCCCATTAGTGGTTGTGCATTATTCCTGTTATCTGCGGCGCGCCGGGTCCCGCTGGACAACGGGCGTCAGTTCCAGCCAGAGTATTTACATCCCGTCCCAAGTCCTACTACAAACGTAACACTTTTAagtcaccaaaaagaaaagaaaagaaaacaaacaaaacaaaacaaaacaaaaaaaaaacccaaaacaaaacaaaaccaaaaccccaaaccagtgcGTACAAAAATAtagtctctaaaaaaaaaaaaaaaaaaaaaatcccaatattAATAGGCAGAAATGTACAGCCATACTAAAACCAGGGAGGGAAAACTTTCCGGTCTCGGTGTCGCCGCTGTCGCCGGAGCGGATCGGTAAGGCACCCCCCACATGCAGACAGGGGACCGGGCTCTACACCACACAAGGCACCAAGGACACCTCACCACGACGGCACtgcatgcatccatccatccatccatcctcccgCCGCAGCCCCTATGTACACCCgccgacccggcccggcccggcccgccccgctccggcccGGGGGAGCCTCGCGGCGCCGCCGGGTGCTCACCGCGCCCCGCCGggctccgctccgcgccccgccgcgctcGGCGGCGGCTCAGCGCTGGCTCCTGCGCGCCCCGCGCCCTCAAGGCGTCCGCGTCCGCGCCGCGCAGGGGGCCAGGGCGGcggcgccgctcccgccgccgggctGCGGGCACccgccggtggcggcggcggcggcggctcctttCCGCTCCTTCTGGCGCAGGTGGATCTTGGTGTGCCGCTTCCTCTCGTCGGAGCGGGCGAACTTCCTGCCGCAGAAGTCGCAGGCGAAGGGCTTCTCGCCGGTGTGCGTGCGGATGTGGGTGGTGAGGTGGTCGCTGCGGCTGAAGTTCCGCATGCAGATGCGGCACTGGAAGGGCTTGTGGCCCGTGTGGATGCGGATGTGCCGGGTGAGCTCGTCGGAGCGGGAGAAGCGGCGGTCGCAGCCCTCGGCGGGGCAGGGGTAGGGCCGCTCGTGGACCGGCGTCTTGCTGGGCCGGTTGGGGTACTTGCGGGGCCGCAGGATGGGCCGCAGCGGCAGGTGGTGCGGGCTGTAGGCGCCGGCGGGCAGCCGGGCGCCCGCGccctcgcccccgccgccgccgggagcggTGCCGGGGGCGGCGCCCGTCGTGGGCGCCCCCATGGTGAAGTTGCGGATGGTGGAGAGCGGTGTGAGGGGCGGCGGGACGCGGAGCGAGTcgagggggcaggggaagggcttGCGGTCGGGGCCGGCGTGCAGCTCCCGCTGGCACTGGGGCGGCGGGAAGAAGCCGCCGTACTCTGGGATCATGGTGAAGAGCCCgccgtcggccgccgccgccttcggGGAGGGGTAGGAAGGCGGCGGGGGGAACGGcagcgccccgccgccggcggcgggCAGGAAGGCCGAGGAGGGGTCCTGCGGGTACAGGTCGCCGCAGCCCGAGtagggcggcgggggcggcgagTAGAGGTGCTCCAGGTCGGTCGGCTGGCCCTGCGCCATGGTGCAGCCGAGGGCCCCGGCCAGCGGGTTGggggaggcggcggaggcggcggcggtggccgaggaggaggcggaggaggcggcagaggcggcggaggaggcggcggaggagggcgtgctgaccccctgcaGGATCCCCGCGCTGACAATGTTGATGATGCCCTCGGGGTAGCAGCCGGCTCCGGGGTACTGCGGGTCGATGGAGAATTTGCCCATGTAGGTGAAGGTCTGGTTGCGGGAGGCCGGGGCGCTGGGCGCGAAGCCGCCGCCGTAGGGCAGGTCCAGGGCCCGCTTGTCGCCCATGTCCACGTTGATCATGCCGTCTGGGGGGGCAAGGAGCCGGTCAGCCCTCCGCTCCGCCACCCGCCGGGGGGCCCGGCACCGGTCCCAGTCCCCTGCCCGGTcccggcggccgcccgccccggcccgacGCGGGGCTGCGGCGCGCACATGTTGCGCTCCGGCTGCGGGGGCTCCGCGCTGGCCCCAACTTTTCCCCCGGGCCGGGCGCGGGGACAGAGCTGCCGCGAGGGGCGCCGGGCACCCCGGCCGGGCGGCGAGCGACCCCCGGGGGGGTCGCGGCACCCCGTCCCAGCctgccccccgcccgcccgccgccccgccgccctccgcggGCGGCCCGTCCCGCACCTGCGCGGGCTCCGCTTACCTCCTGCCACACCGCTCATCTGGTCAAACGGCCCCGCCAGGTCGGCATTGGGGAAGATCGCGACCGAAGTTGGCAGCGCGGCAGCGGAGATGTCATCGGCGGGGTAAATGCCCTCGGGGAGCTGGTGCACGAACCCGCCGAGGGTCACCGGGATCTTGTCCACCGCCTTGGCGGTCATCATGGGGGCAGCGGGGCGGCCGGGGGAGCGGCgcgcccggggcggggaggggagaggagaggagaaagagagaggagggggCGCTTCCCCCTGCCTCCCACTACCGGCGCGGGGGGACGGCGGGGAACCGGGGAGGCATgtgcgggcgggcggccgccccgTCGCGGCGGTGGGGTGCCCGCGGTGCCCCGGGAGAgccgcgctcccgccgccgctcgcGCTGGAGGACAAGTCTGGCGGTAAGTATTTATGGGGGCCCCCTGAATGCCCGGGACGTCACTGCCCATATAAGGACTGAGGAACGGGGCCCGGCGGTCACGTGGGCGCCCGCGTGCGGGACCCGCCGCCCCGAATTACCCCCCcgaacaacccccccccccatcatcatccccgcgggggcggccccgacccgccccggccccgctcggcccccgccgcgccgacagcgccccgccgccgcccaggGGGTATTCCGGTGGCGGGGCCCTTGTCCTAAAAAGGCGAGGATCCGGCCCCGCCCCGGCTGCCCTTTTTAGGGCTCGTTCCGGAAAATTTTAAACAGCTTCGGAAAAGCGGAGAGGAggtcccggggccgccccgccggaCCCCGCTTCACTTTCTCAGCAGCCCGTAACCGCAAACCGGCGGCGGGTCAGAAAACAGCCGCATTGACGGAATCCGGCTTctcctttctttgaaaaaaaaaattttttttttatttattttttttttatttttctgaattacgGGTGGAAAGAGGCAGCCGAGCAGAGCGAGCGCCTCGCTGCTTTTTTTGGAAAGTGTCTGATCTATATATACCGTCGCGAAAACGGAACCGCCCGTCCCGCCGTCGGTGGGTTGTTATTGTACCGACGGGCACAaccggggacgggacgggacggggaggCGGCGTGGGGGGCCTCCCCCGCGGCTTCCCCATCCCCCGTCCCATCCCTCCACTCCCACCCTGCTTCCACTCCCTATTATCTCTTCCATAAACCAAAGAGTGCTTAAattctagctgctttttttttttttttccccaaagtactAAAAATAACCTCCCTTGTGCCTCCCTTCCCAGGAGAAGCCAATCTTTCATATGCTGTTCCCAAGCTCAGAGCTTGCAGCCCCTACATCTTCTTGCTGATGAGGGTGTCAgatgtaattatttttgaaagctgtATCCCATGCTACGTTCGTGTCACTAATCTCGTTACTTAGGAATATTTCATCTCACGGCTGTTTATTCCTGCGTTTAGGAAAGCAACTCTCACATATGGTCTGTAGCATGCAAGGCCCTTTTTCAGTGGtctgcggaaaaaaaaaaaccaaacctatcaACAACCCAAGCAGCAGCAAGACACGGCAACATATGAGGGATGCTACAAAAGCACACTCCTGTTCCAACGCAACAAGCCAGCGAATATATAGGAAGGCTAAAACCTCCTCACTATCATTTTTAACCGCCAATACCAATATTTACAGATTTTAGCCCATTAGAGCATGTGCCACAGAAGCGTGGCATGCTTAGGTGTCCCGATGGCGCATGCACTTACCTCTGCCTTGGGTCCAAAACGCTGTCACAGGGCATCTGTCTCCCAGGCCCATCTTTATCCGTGAAACACCTCACACCCCAGCTGAGAAAGGTGCTCTCAGTTCCTCCGGATTTGTTTCACTGCCTCTGGTGATGCTCCAGTGACTTGCGATGCTCAAGTGACGCTCAAGTCACTTTGGTAACTTGTCCGGTCACCGCAGAGCCCAGGCTAGACAGGAGCTTgcctaaaaaaagtaaaagttttaGGGGTATTTTTCATACTTGCTAATGAATAGTAGGCATAAACCTAGATGTTTTCCCTTATGGGTGATCGGGGAAGTGTGCACAGTAATTAGTAAATATATAATACTTAGTGTTTTTTAACATAGATTTTGTTACCAGTCCTTGCTAGTACTTAATGTACAGCCAATACAGTTTGGCATATGAGATTTAGTTGAAAGAAAGCTCGTGTTCAATTTCAGTAGGATTCtagatatttttgtttcaaaaaccCATCTCAATTTAACAGTTAAATtgtgacagagagacagagagagacagacaggtTCTGGGAAATTTGACTGAGAAGTAGGAGCAATTGTATTGTACCTTTCCATTGCAGCCGAGCTATAATTGGTCTAATCGCTACTATGAAAGAACAAAATATTGGATTCTGTTGTGTGGTGGGGCAAGTTATTTCACATGAATTTGCGAAACAGGTAACTCTATGTACAGTATCCTCCTTACTGCAAAACGTCACAGATGTATCAGATACAGGTTTTAAGGATACTCTATAACACCTTCCTGTATTGTTTGAAAATACCCCGTGCCCGCTGATGACAGTAAATCATAATGCACACCGGAGAAAGAACCACCAAGGTTTCACATCCCACCTTAAATTCCCCGCATCTCAGTTCCAACTTTGAACTCACTTGGTGAATGTAATGTTCTTCCACTTCAGAGGATTCAATGAAAGACTGACATGAATAAAACTTAACATACCACCCGGCTAACTTCACCTAAGGAATACTACTAGCAGTTGACTCTGTtggttaattttaaaagctttctcaaGAATGGGGTAAATTGTGTCTGATTTCCAGCCTTTACAAGGACAATCAGGTCACTCGACTTCTGTCTAAATGGCAGCAGGATCTGGTGCAGGGCAAGATGGAAACCTAGTTAATGCTTGGTCTTCAGGAAGATGCTGACAGATGAAACTCAAATGTTTCTGGTCTCTTTTCAGATATTCTTGCTCTGGTGCTTTGCATATGCTTTGTGCCTTTGATCCCCATTTGGCTGATTATACCAAACTCCGAGGGTTAGACCATCCAGCTCACACTGACGTCAATGAGCCTTACACGCAAAAAATCCTACTGATTCCTGTGGTTCCTATAAACCACGTGGTTTCATATGATGGACAGATTGCTGGTGTAAATTGCCAAAGCCCCACTTGCACCAAGAGAGGAGCTGCGCCTCGTATGCGCGTGACATGTCTGACTGGATATAGCACTGACTGAGGAGGGTTCAGAGCTGAAGGGCACAACTTCTCTTTTATTCCCAATTTCTTTGAAACCAGCCTTTGGATTTATTGTATTTGCTCTTTTAAGAAGGTGCTAGCTGACGCTGCACTGGGTACATTTTCCTGCAGTCGTTCTCTACCACAAGTACCTGAGACAGGAGCTGTAGGGATAAAATTGTCCGTGCCTTCATACCCGAGCTTGAGAGTGgctgaggaagaaaaggcagctcaTCATCTGTGGAGCTGGCAACACCTTTTTAACCAGCTTAACATCACACATTTGAGTCATCTCTCCAGGGGGTTACTGTGCTTTTGTAGCAAAACTCGACAGACCTCATGTGCTACCAGCAACGATGCTAGTAGGCCTTCTTGGGAAACACACCCTGCCGCTTCCACTGTGCACCCTGCTGCTTTTGGGAACGTTAAGGTGGCCCCAGCTCAGCAGGTGCCCTCAGGAGTGGGGACTCAACTAGCAGCAGGGACTTGTTCCTGGATAGGAGGTGAGTGACCCTGTCCTATGGCAACAGCAAGGGACATCCGTCCTAAGTCTGGGCTGGATTCAGGTtggggttggtgggttttttttaacgtTTCATGTAAAAGAGAAGTTCTTCTCTCCAAAGCCAGATTTCAGAGTTTCCTAAATTTGCCCCTTTTCACTGGGGCAGAGATTTGTCATGTCCTCAGAGGGAGAAATGCTGATTTACTAATGCCTTTTGTTTTGCCAGGGGTGTCTGCTGGATTCCCAGGCTGCAGGCAGAAGCCACTTCCCTTAAATCTACCCTGCCCGCCCCTCGCAGGGCTGATACAGGCTGAGAGCCTCTACCGGCCAGTCACTGAAACCTGGTACCCAGCCAGGGAAACCTGCTGTAAACATGAATCTACAGAAGACAGCTGCTTGGCTGCTGGCGTGTTAGGGGAAGGGGATGGTTAAAGAGTAGAGGAGAAGGCATCCCAGTCTGCCCTTAATTACAGTACCTTGAAACCATACTTTGTGGTTTTCAGCCAAGGCTGCTTGTTGTCTTAGGATGAATGCCTGTAAATTTGAAATAAGTAAATGACTTTATTGTGAGGATTTGGCTCAGGAGAGCCTCAGCAGCATCCTGAAGAGTTATTTAAATGTCAATAACATTTTCTAATTCGGGCTATAGGAATTAAACAAACCCGTGTGGAATCAGCAAGTTACTAGTTTAAGTTTGTACAGCTGTAAACAAGTATATGTGACAGAGAAAACTTCCAgtcaaataaaaacaacaacaaacttgTTTGCCCAAAACCTATTCTCGTTATTAAACGCGCAGAACGTTTCCTGGATATTCCCGTACGCGGTTTCTAGCATATGTGTGAAACCCGTAGTCCCCCACTCTGCACGCCCCTTTCGTTCCTCACCCAACACTCGCGGGAAAGGACGTTcccgccggcggcgggaggggagcggggcgccTGTGCGGGCTCCACTGCCCTCTCCTGGGGGAAGATGCTCCCAGGAGCCGGCGAGGACACGGCAGCTGAGCAGAAAGCTCCGTGCTGCTGGTGTTTCACCACTTAACATCACCCCGAAAGCTTTACATCACAGCTGTGCTACCTATAGAGGGACCAAAGCGTAGCCCTGTTGAGTCAGAGATGCCggccagggcagcagggctgcctgATGGCTGTCCCACTGGCTGTGACCTGCGCAGCCCCAAAGGTGTCAGAATGGAGACCACATCCCCCAGAGAGGCGCTTGTGAGCATTCCTGCTGAAAGGCTAAAATATTAGCTCTGCATGAtgcttgctggggaaaaaaaaaaaaaaaatttgcttctcATAACAGGGAAAATAACTGGGATACACATATCATTCATGAGACAAGACTCTCAAAATAATGATGACTTTGTTTCTGAATAGCAATAGTCTGACTGCTAAGATCTACTTTCCAGTCCTTTCTTCTGAAACTAGTTTCACTTACCCTTGTATTTCCTGCTCTAATGCGTCTCCTGTGCTTTGTGTAAATACTGCCTTGTCCCATGGCTGCACTGGGCCTTTAGTCCAGAGAGAGACTGGGCATCCCTTAACGATGCAAGTGACCTTCTTCCCCGAAGGACTGAAATAAAAGAAGCATAGCATCACATTTTAGTTTTTCCTGTTGGTCCCACTACCTAGTGTCTGAGTACTTAGAAAGCTTCTCAGAAGGCCGTTTGGACATACTCAGTTTATAGGAAACAGCACCTTCAAAACTGGGTACGGCTTTTTATCCTCAGCTGAGGAGTAAGGTCATATATGGCATCTCTTTTCAGCAGCCCAGGAGGGAAAGCAAAACTCTGGCACCATTTTCCAAGCAGTCTTCtgagaagagaagcagaagagctCTGTGGGGTGTTTCTCAGAAACTTCCCACCCCTCCGGGGAAGCTGGAGCCATTTAGAGGATTTGTAGATTGCCAAGGACTCGTTTGCGTTTGCCCTGTCTATGTGCCACTTCTCAGAACCTGTTTCCATTTATGTCTCATTTCTTGGTGCTTTGGTCTTCAACCAGTCTGCCTTGAGCCTTGAAAACCCTCAGCTCTTTGCTCTGGGTAAGTCAGTCTGAGGGTGGTTCTGGCTTTTCCTTAGTTTTTGTCATCATTTATTTTCTGCTCCCAAGGGCATGTCTACATGCTCCAGTTCATCCTGACTGTGAACTCCTGAGGAGAGGGTTCAGGTTCATTTTCAGCAAAGTTACCCAATGGATGACTTTCTGTCAGGAACTGCCAGCAAAGTTTATTGgagcagagaatttaaaaaaaaatcccagaagagattaaaataagcaacatgttttgcttttaaaattgctaGGGCCAGATCTTGAAGTGGTGTAAATTAGCATAAGTTTTCTGATGTTATAACCCCTACAATCTGAGTGAAAGTCAAAATTGGACATGATTTTATTTAAGGTTTGGTTACTTTTCAAGGCTAAAACTCAAGCTTCTGAGGGTGGGCACGGTTCCTTTTCATTCTGTATTTGGGCTGCTTCCACCTGTTTGCAggaatttgtttctttctttgatttgttttttctgctgCGATATATTGTCTGTGTtctttcccacccccccc
This region includes:
- the EGR2 gene encoding E3 SUMO-protein ligase EGR2 produces the protein MMTAKAVDKIPVTLGGFVHQLPEGIYPADDISAAALPTSVAIFPNADLAGPFDQMSGVAGDGMINVDMGDKRALDLPYGGGFAPSAPASRNQTFTYMGKFSIDPQYPGAGCYPEGIINIVSAGILQGVSTPSSAASSAASAASSASSSATAAASAASPNPLAGALGCTMAQGQPTDLEHLYSPPPPPYSGCGDLYPQDPSSAFLPAAGGGALPFPPPPSYPSPKAAAADGGLFTMIPEYGGFFPPPQCQRELHAGPDRKPFPCPLDSLRVPPPLTPLSTIRNFTMGAPTTGAAPGTAPGGGGGEGAGARLPAGAYSPHHLPLRPILRPRKYPNRPSKTPVHERPYPCPAEGCDRRFSRSDELTRHIRIHTGHKPFQCRICMRNFSRSDHLTTHIRTHTGEKPFACDFCGRKFARSDERKRHTKIHLRQKERKGAAAAAATGGCPQPGGGSGAAALAPCAARTRTP